From Riemerella anatipestifer ATCC 11845 = DSM 15868, a single genomic window includes:
- a CDS encoding PfkB family carbohydrate kinase, producing the protein MKLLAVGTVAFDAIETPFGKTDKTLGGAATYIGLAASVMEASVGLVSVVGGDFPQEELDMMLRKNINIDGIEIIPNGKTFFWSGKYHSDLNVRDTVSTELNVLENFDPKIPEKAQEAEVLLLGNLHPAVQMSVLNKMKNRPKLVILDTMNFWMKHTWDLLLDIISKIDIICINDEEARQLSGEYSLVKAAQKIRKMGPNFVIIKKGEHGALLFDKNQIFAIPALPLEDVFDPTGAGDSFAGGFAAYLAKTQDYSFENMKTALMMGSAIASFTVEKFGTERLANISETMLKERIQEFKKLTAFEVKL; encoded by the coding sequence ATGAAACTTTTAGCTGTAGGAACTGTTGCTTTTGATGCCATAGAAACCCCTTTTGGAAAAACCGACAAAACACTAGGTGGTGCTGCCACTTATATAGGATTAGCCGCTTCTGTAATGGAGGCTAGTGTAGGGCTGGTTTCTGTGGTAGGAGGAGATTTCCCTCAAGAAGAATTAGATATGATGCTGCGTAAAAACATCAATATTGATGGAATAGAAATTATCCCTAACGGAAAAACCTTCTTTTGGTCAGGGAAATATCATAGCGACTTAAATGTTAGAGATACCGTATCTACAGAACTGAATGTTCTTGAAAACTTTGACCCTAAAATCCCAGAAAAAGCTCAAGAGGCAGAGGTTTTACTATTAGGAAACCTGCACCCTGCGGTACAAATGTCGGTTCTTAACAAAATGAAAAACCGCCCCAAGCTCGTTATCCTAGACACTATGAACTTTTGGATGAAGCATACTTGGGATTTATTATTAGACATTATTTCTAAAATAGACATCATTTGCATTAACGACGAAGAGGCTAGACAACTTTCTGGAGAATATTCTTTAGTAAAAGCCGCTCAGAAAATCCGAAAGATGGGACCTAATTTCGTTATCATTAAAAAAGGAGAACACGGAGCTTTACTCTTTGATAAAAATCAAATCTTTGCAATTCCTGCTTTACCTTTAGAAGATGTGTTTGACCCTACAGGTGCGGGAGACTCTTTTGCTGGAGGATTTGCCGCATATCTTGCTAAAACCCAAGATTATAGCTTTGAAAATATGAAAACCGCTCTAATGATGGGTTCTGCTATTGCTTCTTTTACGGTAGAAAAATTCGGTACAGAAAGACTTGCCAATATATCAGAAACTATGCTTAAAGAAAGAATACAAGAATTTAAAAAGTTAACTGCCTTTGAAGTAAAACTTTAA
- the gldD gene encoding gliding motility lipoprotein GldD, which yields MFKVITLSIILVFTLIGCKGETLPKPKGELRLEYPKAHYQPFNNTCNYTFEFSDFAKVTPAKQRECWFNLSYPKMKANVFLTYFPIKNDFQLHVKEAEKMVYEHTIKASAIETKSFSYPEKRVFGNFYELKGESASNIQFFITDSTHHFITGNLYFNSRPKPDSLAPAVEYIKTDILHLIETFQWKK from the coding sequence ATGTTTAAAGTTATCACACTTTCCATTATCTTGGTCTTTACTCTCATCGGATGTAAAGGAGAAACCTTACCCAAACCTAAAGGAGAGCTCCGCTTAGAGTATCCCAAAGCACATTATCAACCCTTTAACAATACTTGTAATTATACTTTTGAGTTCTCAGATTTTGCTAAAGTAACACCAGCTAAACAGAGAGAATGTTGGTTTAACCTCAGCTATCCTAAAATGAAAGCTAATGTGTTTTTAACCTACTTCCCTATAAAAAACGACTTTCAGTTACATGTAAAAGAGGCTGAAAAAATGGTTTACGAACACACTATAAAGGCCAGTGCCATAGAAACCAAATCTTTTAGCTATCCTGAAAAAAGAGTTTTTGGCAACTTTTACGAACTAAAGGGCGAGTCTGCATCTAACATTCAGTTTTTTATCACAGATAGCACTCACCATTTTATAACAGGGAATTTATATTTTAACTCTCGCCCCAAACCAGATTCTCTTGCCCCTGCGGTAGAATACATAAAAACAGATATACTCCACTTAATAGAAACCTTCCAGTGGAAGAAATAA
- a CDS encoding peptidylprolyl isomerase, which produces MNYKHKITFLLSFFITLLSFNAHAQLKPGDLVDGIAAVVGNEIVLESDIEQQENYARQQGAQTANRCEFLEKVLSNKLLIYEAKKDTLIENHSEAIKQQAEAKYNELLAQFPSEKELLAAYKFRNSFEMKSAIEQIDTDQYYGQAKYQRITSGVNITPNEVTDFYNIYKGQLPMVKDEISLAKITLYPKLTKEHQQKLIDKLNQIKKDIEGGESFEKMARIYSEDPGSAATGGLYKNIAKGAMVKAFEAAALNLQEGELSKPIESEFGYHLIQLIKKSGKFYDARHILLKAEPNTEEIAAAKKELNEIRKQIEDGKITFKEAAYKYSDDKATKFNAGVISTPGGSDRLEKLHLPANYSYQIVGLKVGDITEAFEDVADRDKKVVSIVKVLEEIPAHSLDLTSDYERIKNYALEQKKGKVMEKWIVEKLPDTFISIDGRYKSCQFDVDWNKQALTK; this is translated from the coding sequence ATGAACTATAAACATAAAATTACCTTCCTACTGAGTTTTTTTATCACATTACTTTCGTTTAACGCTCATGCACAGCTTAAACCTGGGGACTTAGTGGACGGGATAGCCGCAGTAGTAGGCAACGAAATAGTTTTAGAATCAGATATAGAACAGCAAGAGAATTATGCTCGTCAGCAAGGGGCACAAACGGCTAATAGATGTGAGTTCTTGGAAAAAGTATTAAGCAATAAGTTACTCATCTACGAAGCAAAGAAAGACACCTTAATAGAAAATCACTCTGAAGCTATTAAGCAACAGGCAGAAGCCAAGTATAACGAACTTTTAGCACAATTCCCGTCAGAAAAGGAGCTTCTAGCAGCTTACAAATTCAGAAATTCATTTGAGATGAAGTCTGCAATAGAGCAAATTGATACTGACCAATATTACGGACAAGCTAAATATCAAAGAATTACTAGCGGTGTTAACATCACACCAAACGAAGTTACCGACTTCTACAACATCTATAAAGGGCAACTTCCTATGGTGAAAGACGAAATTTCGTTAGCAAAGATTACACTTTATCCTAAATTAACAAAGGAGCATCAGCAAAAATTAATTGATAAACTTAACCAAATCAAGAAAGATATAGAAGGCGGTGAAAGTTTTGAAAAAATGGCAAGGATATATTCCGAAGACCCAGGGTCTGCTGCTACTGGAGGTCTATACAAAAACATCGCAAAGGGAGCTATGGTAAAAGCTTTTGAAGCCGCTGCTCTCAATTTACAAGAAGGCGAACTTTCTAAACCTATAGAGTCTGAGTTTGGGTATCACCTTATACAGCTTATTAAGAAAAGTGGTAAATTCTATGATGCTAGACATATACTACTAAAAGCAGAACCTAACACGGAAGAAATAGCTGCAGCTAAGAAAGAACTAAATGAAATAAGAAAGCAAATAGAAGACGGTAAAATTACCTTTAAAGAAGCGGCTTACAAATACTCTGATGACAAAGCTACCAAATTTAACGCTGGAGTTATTTCTACACCTGGAGGTTCTGACAGACTAGAAAAACTGCACCTTCCTGCAAATTACAGCTACCAGATTGTGGGATTAAAGGTAGGAGATATTACAGAGGCGTTTGAAGATGTAGCAGATAGAGATAAAAAAGTGGTAAGCATCGTTAAAGTTTTAGAGGAAATCCCTGCACACTCACTTGACTTAACTTCTGACTACGAGAGAATTAAAAACTACGCCTTAGAACAAAAAAAGGGTAAAGTTATGGAGAAATGGATTGTTGAAAAACTACCAGATACTTTCATATCTATTGATGGGCGTTACAAATCTTGCCAATTTGATGTAGATTGGAACAAACAAGCTCTTACCAAATAA
- the mutY gene encoding A/G-specific adenine glycosylase — MKTNKQNPDFLNIGFRILQWYKQNARDLPWRATKNPYNIWICEIILQQTQVQQGLQHYLNFIARFPDVKSLAEADTDEVLLYWKGLGYYSRAINLQYAARQIMQDFGGTFPTNHKDILKLKGIGKYTAAAICSISYQLPYPAIDGNFYRVFSRFFADDFDISKSNAFDYFSELTKDFIPKDNPGDFNQAIMDLGSGICKPKQPSCGFCPLNKDCIAFNTGTIDKFPVKIKKVKTEDLKLKYYFIHHNDFFVVKKRDRSSIWKNLYDFPEFLPEHLKEYISNHNTVKHKLTHKNLEIELVTVTLPSVKLLEQFAHDHNNFNFVDYESSQQKSFPKPLENYIDKTFNK, encoded by the coding sequence TTGAAAACAAACAAACAAAACCCTGATTTTCTAAACATTGGCTTTAGAATACTCCAATGGTACAAGCAAAACGCTAGAGACCTACCTTGGAGAGCTACTAAAAATCCTTATAATATTTGGATTTGTGAGATTATTTTACAACAAACCCAAGTACAGCAAGGGCTTCAGCATTACCTTAATTTTATAGCCAGATTTCCTGATGTAAAATCTTTAGCAGAAGCAGATACAGACGAGGTACTCCTCTACTGGAAAGGTTTAGGCTACTACTCTAGAGCCATCAATCTACAATATGCTGCTAGACAAATTATGCAAGATTTTGGAGGAACATTCCCTACCAATCACAAAGACATTCTAAAACTAAAAGGTATAGGAAAATATACCGCCGCTGCTATTTGCAGTATATCATATCAGTTGCCCTACCCTGCCATAGATGGTAATTTTTACCGTGTTTTTTCTAGATTTTTTGCCGATGATTTTGACATTTCAAAATCTAATGCGTTTGATTATTTTTCGGAACTTACCAAAGACTTCATCCCTAAAGATAACCCTGGGGATTTCAACCAAGCAATTATGGACTTAGGCTCTGGCATTTGCAAACCTAAACAACCCTCGTGCGGATTTTGTCCTTTAAATAAAGATTGTATCGCTTTTAATACAGGGACAATAGATAAATTCCCTGTTAAAATAAAAAAGGTAAAAACCGAAGACCTAAAACTAAAATACTACTTTATCCATCACAATGATTTTTTTGTCGTAAAGAAACGAGACCGTTCTTCTATCTGGAAAAACCTTTATGATTTTCCAGAATTTTTACCTGAACATTTAAAAGAGTACATCTCCAACCATAATACAGTTAAACACAAACTCACACACAAAAATTTAGAAATAGAGCTTGTTACTGTTACCTTACCTAGTGTTAAGCTATTAGAACAATTTGCTCACGACCATAATAACTTCAATTTTGTGGATTATGAAAGTTCGCAGCAAAAATCGTTTCCGAAACCTTTAGAAAACTACATTGATAAAACTTTCAACAAATAG
- a CDS encoding HU family DNA-binding protein, with translation MTKAELVNTISNKLGIEKNDTQKVIEAFMQEIRGSLYEGNNVYLRGFGSFIIKTRAAKTGRNISKNTAIEIPAHNIPAFKPSKSFAERVKTKVPVKD, from the coding sequence ATGACAAAAGCAGAATTGGTAAATACCATATCTAACAAGTTGGGTATTGAGAAGAATGACACGCAGAAAGTAATAGAGGCTTTTATGCAAGAGATAAGAGGTTCTCTTTATGAAGGTAACAATGTTTACTTAAGAGGTTTTGGCTCTTTCATTATTAAGACTCGTGCTGCTAAAACAGGAAGAAATATCTCTAAAAATACAGCGATAGAAATTCCTGCACATAATATTCCAGCGTTTAAACCATCTAAATCTTTTGCAGAAAGAGTAAAAACTAAAGTTCCAGTAAAGGATTAA